One segment of Cydia amplana chromosome 16, ilCydAmpl1.1, whole genome shotgun sequence DNA contains the following:
- the LOC134655454 gene encoding uncharacterized protein LOC134655454, with the protein MVGCSIRNCKSRSIKGSIIRFYSFPKKESVANEWLRYCGLKTKCKNGRVCSKHFTSTDYIKPSLKHILMKESPRRVRILKPDAIPTLQIDSVVKSNSTDLSAKSTVCTPGQTDNCETKENYDISAPSCNINVKVEVHCTSDSDTTPANDVEGSSNVVEESDKDITVSAAEYKLLKRKVEVHCTSESDTTPANNVEGSSNVVEKRYY; encoded by the exons atggttggctgttctattcggaactgtaagagtaggagtatAAAGGGCAGTATAATCAGATTTTATTCGTTTCCGAAAAAAGAATCCGTAGCCAATGAATGGCTTCGCTATTGTGGACTgaaaacaaaatgtaaaaatG GCAGAGTTTGTTCAAAACATTTCACGAGTACTGATTATATCAAGCCATCATTGAAGCACATTCTAATGAAAGAATCGCCAAGGAGAGTAAGGATATTAAAACCAGACGCGATACCTACTTTACAGATTGATAGTGTAGTAAAATCAAACTCAACTGACTTGTCAGCAAAGTCTACCGTATGTACCcccggacagacagacaactgtgaaacaaaagaaaattaTGATATTTCTGCTCCTTCATGCAATATTAATGTAAAAGTTGAAGTACATTGTACATCTGATAGCGACACGACACCAGCCAACGATGTTGAGGGCTCTTCAAACGTTGTTGAGGAAAG TGATAAGGATATTACAGTGTCAGCGGCTGAATATAAGCTACTTAAAAGGAAAGTTGAAGTACATTGTACATCTGAAAGCGACACGACACCAGCCAACAATGTAGAGGGCTCTTCAAACGTTGTTGAGAAAAGGTATTATTGA
- the LOC134655099 gene encoding 5-formyltetrahydrofolate cyclo-ligase-like, whose amino-acid sequence MAPGTPNPAKMLLRSEISSRIAALSADEKIRQSKVVYEKVINHPWYKSSKRIALYMSTDQEVDTSPLLQHVKAKGNAFVPQYAGGHMKMLRVEAGDEASMDVTRHGIAQHKKDAARDDALESGGLDLIIAPGLAFSRSGSRLGHGGGYYDRYLARVRSNPETAPKVVALAFNCQVVDEVPVDENDQKVDEVIAAD is encoded by the exons ATGGCCCCCGGCACGCCCAACCCCGCCAAAATGCTCCTGCGCAGCGAGATCTCCTCACGCATTGCAGCCTTGTCCGCTGATGAGAAGATAAGGCAATCCAAGGTGGTCTACGAAAAG GTTATTAACCACCCCTGGTACAAGTCGTCGAAACGGATCGCGTTGTACATGAGCACAGACCAGGAGGTGGACACCTCGCCGCTGCTGCAGCACGTTAAGGCCAAGG GGAACGCATTTGTGCCCCAATACGCTGGAGGGCACATGAAGATGCTCCGTGTGGAAGCAGGGGACGAAGCCAGCATGGACGTCACTAGGCACGGGATCGCTCAGCACAAGAAGGACGCCGCCAGGGACGACGCCTTGGAGTCTG GTGGCCTGGATCTCATCATCGCTCCAGGGTTAGCATTCAGCAGATCCGGAAGCCGACTCGGGCACGGCGGCGGGTACTATGACCGGTACCTCGCCAGGGTTAGAAGCAACCCTGAAACCGCTCCAAAG gtCGTGGCTTTGGCTTTTAACTGCCAAGTTGTAGACGAGGTTCCCGTAGACGAGAACGACCAAAAAGTAGACGAAGTCATTGCGGCTGATTGA